A single Defluviitalea saccharophila DNA region contains:
- a CDS encoding endospore germination permease — translation MFSKNDKVSIRQVEILLILDLTSTSVLSFPRTAAEIANQDAWIILIGATLLAFLFGYIITRVTKRFPGDTFVEISSKVLSKPVGILLSILFLGKLSITMAMELRIFGELVKQVLLPRTPIEVIMASMLLICSYLVRKGYECKARLGEILIFIIFIPLVIILLFVLPDTDFSNLKPFLTTPLPQLLKGSYFLAFLYTPMEFILMAGPLINNPKKAGRITFTAIGFVGVLNVVLAIITIGVLGAMGTRQQIWPVMTLMQIIEIPGAFVERQDVLMMIFWILSVFSFISTLMYFISFIITRILKADEHCFLVLPLVPVLYLISLIPDNIVEAFNWIEFLVKYFRILFLLPIPLLILIVARLRKLGESIEEK, via the coding sequence ATGTTTTCAAAAAACGATAAAGTATCCATTCGTCAGGTAGAGATTCTACTCATTTTAGACTTAACCAGTACTTCTGTGCTTTCTTTTCCAAGAACGGCAGCAGAAATTGCTAACCAGGATGCATGGATTATTCTGATAGGAGCAACTCTTCTTGCTTTTTTATTTGGATATATTATCACAAGAGTGACTAAGCGCTTTCCAGGGGATACTTTTGTAGAAATTTCTTCAAAAGTATTATCAAAACCTGTAGGGATTTTACTAAGCATTCTTTTTTTGGGAAAACTCAGTATTACTATGGCTATGGAATTAAGAATTTTTGGAGAGTTAGTCAAACAGGTTCTGCTTCCTAGAACGCCTATTGAAGTGATTATGGCATCTATGCTTCTTATATGTTCTTATCTGGTGCGAAAGGGATATGAATGTAAGGCAAGACTTGGAGAAATCCTTATCTTTATCATTTTTATACCCCTAGTTATTATTTTACTGTTCGTACTTCCTGATACAGATTTTTCTAATTTAAAGCCTTTTCTTACAACTCCCCTTCCACAGCTTTTAAAAGGAAGCTATTTTTTAGCATTTCTCTATACGCCCATGGAATTTATTTTAATGGCGGGGCCTTTGATTAATAATCCTAAGAAAGCAGGGCGGATTACTTTTACTGCTATCGGATTTGTAGGAGTTTTGAATGTAGTATTAGCAATTATTACTATTGGCGTCCTGGGAGCTATGGGAACAAGACAGCAAATATGGCCGGTTATGACCTTAATGCAGATCATAGAAATCCCTGGGGCATTTGTTGAAAGACAAGATGTCCTCATGATGATTTTTTGGATTTTATCCGTATTTTCCTTTATTAGTACATTGATGTATTTTATCAGTTTTATCATAACAAGAATCTTAAAGGCAGACGAACATTGTTTCTTAGTACTTCCATTGGTTCCTGTTTTATATTTAATATCCCTTATTCCGGATAATATTGTAGAGGCTTTTAATTGGATTGAATTTCTTGTTAAATATTTTAGAATATTATTCTTGCTACCTATTCCTCTTCTTATTTTGATTGTAGCCAGGTTAAGAAAGCTGGGTGAGTCCATTGAAGAAAAATAA
- a CDS encoding Ger(x)C family spore germination protein produces the protein MKKNKILIVCILLSIFLLTGCWDSMSIDRRAFVLGLGIDKYIFDETKDEPSLNTHWTKYRIAFSIPNISKFAGEQGLTDEPKFVLVSTGPTFSNTYKGVGGRLNKVPYFGHVKSIVFGSELLKDKVLFKEVLDTLQRNSEFSRSIPIVAIDGAADEAIKAVPQSNPLLSIYINQLIESNKSETLQFKKKDLGELLQNFQEDKMTMIPKLTVGEKDIKIAGAAIIKDYELKGWLDERETRGALWIQKRNQRFEVSAPYEDFHVAYHVSNAKSKIKFGNKEDELSCHIDIQAEGNLDEFILDKSILSTKEIKKVEEAIAKVIKDEVLNSLKILQEKYQADVIGLGKELERQHPKEWLKVKDNWEEVFEHLPISVNVNIFIRRVGQSK, from the coding sequence TTGAAGAAAAATAAAATTTTAATTGTATGTATCCTTTTAAGCATATTCTTGCTTACAGGATGTTGGGATAGTATGAGTATTGACAGAAGAGCATTTGTTTTGGGATTAGGGATAGATAAATATATTTTTGATGAAACAAAAGATGAGCCAAGTCTAAATACTCATTGGACCAAGTACAGGATTGCTTTTTCAATTCCCAATATTTCTAAATTCGCAGGAGAACAAGGGCTTACCGATGAGCCAAAGTTTGTACTGGTCAGTACTGGTCCAACATTTTCTAATACCTATAAAGGAGTGGGAGGACGGCTTAATAAAGTACCTTATTTTGGACACGTCAAGTCCATCGTATTTGGAAGTGAACTTTTAAAAGACAAGGTTCTGTTTAAAGAAGTTTTGGATACCCTTCAAAGAAATTCCGAGTTTAGCAGAAGTATTCCTATAGTAGCGATTGACGGAGCCGCGGATGAAGCGATTAAAGCGGTTCCTCAGAGTAATCCTCTGCTGAGCATTTACATTAATCAGCTGATTGAAAGCAATAAGAGTGAGACTCTGCAGTTTAAAAAGAAAGACTTAGGAGAGCTTCTCCAAAATTTCCAGGAAGATAAGATGACGATGATTCCAAAGCTCACAGTAGGAGAAAAGGATATAAAAATTGCCGGAGCAGCCATTATTAAAGACTATGAATTAAAAGGATGGCTGGATGAGAGAGAAACCAGAGGGGCTCTTTGGATACAGAAGAGAAACCAGAGGTTTGAAGTCAGTGCGCCTTATGAGGACTTTCATGTAGCATATCATGTATCCAATGCAAAATCAAAAATTAAATTTGGCAACAAAGAGGATGAACTTTCCTGTCATATTGATATTCAGGCAGAAGGGAATCTTGATGAATTTATATTGGATAAAAGTATCCTTAGCACAAAAGAAATAAAAAAAGTTGAAGAAGCCATCGCAAAAGTCATTAAAGATGAAGTGCTTAATTCCCTTAAAATCCTTCAGGAAAAATACCAGGCTGATGTTATTGGGCTCGGTAAAGAATTAGAAAGACAACATCCAAAGGAATGGCTAAAAGTTAAGGATAATTGGGAAGAAGTCTTTGAACACCTGCCTATTTCAGTGAATGTTAATATATTTATTCGTCGTGTAGGACAATCAAAATAG
- the spoIIR gene encoding stage II sporulation protein R: MMKLLNWFKKEKNFLFASIILGTLITGIILQYSKAYSETIQTGIADNVIRFHVIANSDSEEDQELKKEVRDAILNEMSPILSESSSIEVSRELLIENMDKMKAIAEDVVAQWGKNYSVKVTLGPAVFPTKQYGDIVLPTGEYEALRVSIGKGEGKNWWCVMFPPLCFVDVTHGVVPEETKKDLRGVLSEEEYKIVTQARYEEDVPVKVKLKIVEWWQERKYDKKHQLVKKEL; the protein is encoded by the coding sequence ATGATGAAACTACTCAATTGGTTTAAGAAAGAAAAGAACTTTTTATTTGCATCGATTATTTTAGGGACATTGATTACAGGAATCATTCTTCAGTATTCAAAAGCATATTCAGAAACAATACAAACAGGTATCGCTGACAATGTTATTCGCTTTCATGTTATAGCCAACAGCGATTCAGAGGAAGACCAGGAGTTAAAGAAAGAAGTAAGGGATGCCATTTTAAATGAAATGAGCCCTATTCTTTCGGAATCCTCTTCAATTGAAGTATCAAGAGAGCTTCTTATAGAAAATATGGACAAAATGAAAGCTATTGCAGAGGATGTAGTCGCACAATGGGGTAAAAACTATTCCGTTAAAGTTACTCTGGGACCGGCAGTATTCCCTACTAAGCAATATGGAGATATAGTTCTTCCAACAGGAGAATATGAGGCCCTTAGAGTCTCGATTGGAAAAGGCGAAGGCAAGAACTGGTGGTGTGTTATGTTTCCGCCCCTCTGCTTTGTGGACGTTACCCATGGGGTAGTACCTGAAGAAACGAAGAAAGATTTAAGAGGCGTGCTAAGCGAAGAAGAGTATAAAATAGTCACGCAAGCCAGATATGAAGAAGATGTTCCTGTTAAAGTAAAACTGAAAATTGTAGAATGGTGGCAAGAAAGAAAGTATGATAAAAAACATCAGCTTGTAAAAAAAGAATTATGA
- a CDS encoding aminotransferase class I/II-fold pyridoxal phosphate-dependent enzyme, whose amino-acid sequence MRRIDHTKTPLFTALKEHMNKDVIPFHVPGHKYGRGNPELLEFFGENTMKADVNGMEDLDNACNPISVIKEAEEYAADAFGAEEAFFLVNGTTSGIQAMIMSAVRPGEQIIIPRNAHKSTIGGIILAGAIPIYVPSEINEELGIAMGVSAGVIKKALEIHDFAKAVFVVNPTYYGAVSDLKSIVRSAHRNGTAVLVDEAHGAHMHFHDEFPLTAMEVGADMSACSTHKTGGSLTQSSILLLRGNMIEKEVVKQVLNLNFTTSASYLLMASIDTSRKLMATQGEAMLTETLELCRYARKRLNEIDGVYAFGRELVGTPGCFDLDETKLGIHVRRLGITGFEMEKILRKEYNIQVEMSDIYNVMAIITLGDRKEDIDKLVDAVADIAKKQGVHEVKNIVYMPDMPELIVSPRDAFYSPKRAIPLEECAGHICAEMIMAYPPGIPIICPGERITKDIIDYVKLLKEEECQMQGTADPYVNYIRVLGRSVGE is encoded by the coding sequence TTGAGAAGAATAGATCATACAAAGACCCCATTATTTACAGCATTAAAAGAACATATGAATAAAGACGTTATACCCTTCCATGTACCGGGGCATAAATATGGAAGAGGTAATCCGGAACTTTTGGAATTCTTCGGTGAGAATACTATGAAAGCAGACGTAAACGGGATGGAAGACCTTGATAATGCCTGCAATCCTATTTCAGTTATAAAAGAAGCCGAAGAATATGCAGCAGATGCCTTTGGCGCAGAAGAAGCCTTTTTCCTGGTGAATGGGACAACTTCCGGAATACAAGCAATGATTATGAGTGCCGTAAGACCCGGAGAACAAATCATTATTCCTAGAAATGCTCACAAATCTACAATAGGAGGCATTATTTTAGCCGGTGCGATTCCGATTTATGTGCCCTCAGAGATTAATGAAGAACTGGGGATTGCCATGGGGGTATCGGCAGGAGTAATCAAGAAAGCACTGGAAATACATGATTTTGCAAAGGCTGTTTTTGTAGTAAATCCTACTTATTACGGGGCAGTATCGGATTTAAAATCCATTGTTCGAAGTGCCCATAGAAATGGTACGGCGGTTTTAGTGGATGAAGCCCATGGGGCCCATATGCATTTTCATGATGAATTTCCCCTAACAGCAATGGAAGTCGGAGCGGATATGAGTGCATGCAGCACCCACAAAACCGGAGGAAGCTTAACTCAAAGCTCCATATTACTTCTTAGGGGCAATATGATTGAAAAAGAAGTTGTAAAACAGGTATTAAATTTAAACTTCACAACCAGTGCTTCCTATCTTTTGATGGCGTCCATTGATACATCCAGAAAGTTAATGGCGACACAGGGGGAAGCGATGCTTACAGAGACCTTGGAGCTGTGCAGATACGCCAGAAAAAGATTAAATGAAATAGATGGGGTTTATGCCTTTGGAAGAGAACTGGTAGGAACACCGGGCTGCTTTGATTTAGATGAAACAAAACTTGGCATTCATGTAAGAAGGCTTGGCATTACTGGTTTTGAAATGGAGAAAATCCTTAGAAAAGAATACAATATCCAGGTGGAGATGTCAGATATTTATAATGTCATGGCGATTATCACTCTAGGAGATAGAAAAGAAGACATTGATAAACTGGTTGATGCAGTGGCTGATATTGCTAAAAAACAAGGAGTTCATGAGGTAAAGAATATTGTTTATATGCCGGATATGCCGGAGCTTATCGTATCTCCAAGAGACGCTTTCTATAGCCCTAAAAGAGCGATTCCATTAGAAGAATGTGCCGGACATATCTGTGCAGAAATGATTATGGCATATCCTCCGGGAATTCCTATTATTTGCCCGGGAGAGAGAATTACAAAAGACATCATTGATTATGTAAAGTTGTTAAAAGAAGAAGAGTGTCAAATGCAAGGAACGGCAGACCCCTATGTAAATTATATAAGAGTTCTTGGAAGAAGTGTGGGAGAGTAA
- the sleB gene encoding spore cortex-lytic enzyme encodes MNTRRVILIVLFFIMMLSTGAAFFTEYITPDAVEAATYTWGSEGSTVREIQTKLKQWGYYNGTVDGKYGYQTWLAVRKFQEKNGIKVDGIAGPATLSKIGINTEGGSTASNTVYSWGARGETVREIQRRLKNWGYYDGSVDGVYGYGTWAAVKKFQQKNGLKADGVTGTSTLQALGIATGSTQGSDSRNVYLLAAAIYGESRGEPYTGQVAVGAVILNRVRHSSFPNTIAGVIYQPGAFDAVKDGQINLTPNETAYKAARDALNGWDPTGGCIYYWNPATATSKWVWSRPIITQIGKHVFAK; translated from the coding sequence ATGAATACCAGAAGAGTCATACTGATTGTATTATTTTTTATCATGATGCTCAGTACGGGTGCTGCATTCTTTACAGAATACATCACACCCGATGCAGTAGAAGCCGCTACATATACCTGGGGCTCAGAAGGCTCCACCGTCAGAGAAATTCAAACCAAATTAAAACAATGGGGCTATTATAATGGAACCGTTGATGGGAAGTACGGCTATCAAACCTGGCTAGCCGTCAGAAAATTTCAGGAGAAAAACGGAATCAAAGTAGACGGTATAGCAGGGCCTGCCACCTTAAGTAAAATAGGAATTAATACGGAAGGAGGAAGTACGGCTTCGAACACAGTGTATTCCTGGGGGGCCAGGGGAGAAACGGTCAGAGAGATTCAAAGAAGGCTTAAGAACTGGGGCTATTATGATGGAAGTGTTGACGGCGTATATGGCTATGGAACTTGGGCTGCCGTAAAGAAGTTTCAACAAAAAAACGGTCTAAAAGCAGATGGCGTAACCGGTACTTCTACTCTACAGGCATTAGGAATTGCCACAGGAAGCACTCAGGGTTCCGACAGCAGGAATGTATATCTTTTGGCGGCCGCCATTTATGGAGAATCAAGAGGAGAGCCTTATACAGGACAGGTAGCTGTAGGAGCGGTTATATTAAACCGAGTAAGGCATAGCTCGTTCCCTAATACCATTGCCGGTGTTATTTATCAGCCGGGGGCCTTTGATGCCGTAAAAGACGGACAAATCAATCTTACGCCCAATGAAACGGCTTATAAGGCAGCAAGGGATGCTCTAAACGGTTGGGATCCTACCGGAGGCTGTATCTATTATTGGAACCCTGCAACAGCAACAAGTAAATGGGTTTGGTCAAGACCTATCATTACTCAGATCGGAAAACATGTATTTGCGAAATAA
- the sleB gene encoding spore cortex-lytic enzyme codes for MEFKKILLIILSCAMVINLIYAGWIYTVTPKSIETVSYTWGSEGETVKQIQQKLKQWGYLKGNVDGKYGYQTWEAVKAFQAKNGLKADGIAGEQTLEKLGIQVEKSTKNQGGGGATANDKDVRLMAAAIHGEGRGEPYIGQVAIGAVILNRVRHSSFPNSIAGVVYQPGAFDAVSDGQINLEPDESSLKAARDALNGWDPTGGAIYYWNPATAKSKWIWSIPITKRIGKHVFGKK; via the coding sequence ATGGAGTTTAAAAAGATTCTACTTATTATCCTTAGTTGTGCCATGGTAATCAATTTGATATATGCCGGATGGATTTATACGGTAACCCCAAAAAGTATAGAAACGGTTTCTTATACCTGGGGATCAGAGGGAGAGACGGTAAAACAAATACAGCAAAAATTAAAACAGTGGGGTTATTTAAAAGGCAATGTAGACGGTAAGTACGGCTATCAAACCTGGGAGGCGGTTAAAGCCTTTCAAGCCAAGAATGGCTTAAAAGCTGATGGTATCGCAGGAGAACAAACCCTTGAAAAGCTTGGTATTCAAGTGGAAAAGAGTACGAAAAATCAAGGAGGGGGAGGTGCTACGGCCAATGATAAAGATGTAAGACTGATGGCTGCAGCCATTCATGGAGAAGGAAGAGGGGAGCCTTATATAGGACAAGTGGCTATAGGAGCGGTTATATTAAACCGAGTTCGCCACAGCTCCTTTCCAAATTCCATAGCCGGAGTTGTCTATCAACCGGGAGCCTTTGATGCGGTATCCGATGGCCAGATTAATTTAGAGCCTGATGAATCTTCCCTAAAAGCGGCAAGGGATGCTCTAAATGGCTGGGATCCCACGGGTGGTGCGATTTACTACTGGAACCCTGCAACGGCAAAGAGCAAATGGATTTGGTCAATACCCATTACTAAAAGGATAGGAAAACATGTTTTCGGTAAAAAATAG
- the ypeB gene encoding germination protein YpeB, with translation MGEKNNKLLEWKKRLSSVHMYSITIVALALALGFGIYQYKQKLNYRQYLQNRFQQAFYEAATYVDNVDNLLAKTKLTKDPEQSAPIFAQIWKDAAAAQENLGELPYQHASVSSALKFLSQLSDFSFSMTNKAIDGLQLDEEDWEKVSRLQMYAQTLSKELNDIKKDINDGKRIDWEEVEKGGEEKLGKEGATKITGSLAEVSKQFQDMPQLIYDGPFSDHIERMEPRMTRDKKKITKEEGKKVVEKFIGKDKIASIKPTGETDTKVEHTIPVYSYEVVLKDQKDPTIAIDVTQQGGLVLWMLNYTDKDTSGKELTLDEARKKAEKFLEERDYPNMKASYYEKVDGTVVINFAPQEDKVIMYPDLIKVKVSMEDGEVIGFESLGYIMMHHDRKLPEIKLTQEEARNKIKQDFKIKKVNLAVIPLESKREVLCYEFKGEYENNPYIVYINVESGKQEKILQIIQSKDSILTQ, from the coding sequence TTGGGAGAAAAAAATAATAAATTATTAGAGTGGAAGAAACGCTTATCCAGTGTTCATATGTATAGTATTACGATCGTTGCTCTGGCCCTTGCTTTAGGCTTTGGCATCTACCAGTATAAGCAGAAGCTAAATTATAGGCAGTACTTACAAAACCGCTTTCAGCAGGCTTTCTATGAAGCTGCAACTTATGTAGACAATGTAGATAACTTGCTGGCAAAAACAAAACTCACAAAAGACCCGGAGCAAAGTGCGCCAATCTTTGCTCAAATCTGGAAAGACGCAGCTGCAGCGCAGGAAAATCTGGGAGAACTTCCTTATCAGCATGCCAGTGTTTCCAGTGCATTAAAATTTCTATCCCAGCTTAGCGACTTTTCTTTCTCTATGACCAATAAAGCCATTGATGGACTTCAATTGGATGAAGAGGACTGGGAAAAGGTATCAAGGCTTCAAATGTATGCCCAAACCTTATCTAAAGAGTTAAACGATATTAAAAAAGACATTAACGATGGAAAAAGAATTGATTGGGAAGAAGTAGAAAAAGGCGGGGAAGAAAAATTAGGGAAAGAAGGAGCAACTAAAATAACAGGTTCTTTAGCAGAAGTGAGCAAGCAGTTTCAAGATATGCCCCAGTTAATTTATGACGGACCTTTCTCTGACCATATCGAAAGAATGGAACCCAGAATGACCAGGGATAAGAAAAAGATTACAAAAGAAGAAGGGAAAAAGGTTGTAGAGAAATTTATCGGAAAGGATAAAATAGCTTCTATCAAACCAACAGGGGAAACGGATACAAAAGTAGAACATACGATTCCCGTTTACAGTTATGAAGTGGTATTAAAAGATCAAAAGGATCCCACCATAGCCATAGACGTTACGCAACAAGGGGGATTGGTCCTTTGGATGCTTAACTACACCGATAAAGATACTTCCGGTAAAGAGCTTACCCTGGATGAAGCACGAAAAAAAGCAGAAAAGTTTTTGGAAGAAAGAGACTATCCCAATATGAAGGCAAGTTATTATGAAAAGGTGGATGGTACGGTCGTTATTAATTTTGCGCCACAGGAAGATAAAGTCATTATGTATCCGGATTTAATAAAAGTAAAAGTATCCATGGAAGATGGAGAAGTCATCGGGTTTGAATCCTTAGGCTATATTATGATGCACCATGACAGAAAGCTTCCTGAGATTAAACTTACTCAAGAAGAAGCAAGAAATAAAATCAAACAGGACTTTAAAATTAAGAAGGTCAACTTGGCTGTTATTCCTCTAGAATCTAAGCGAGAAGTACTGTGCTATGAATTTAAGGGAGAATATGAGAACAATCCGTATATCGTTTATATTAATGTGGAAAGCGGAAAACAAGAAAAAATATTACAAATTATTCAAAGTAAAGATTCAATCTTAACACAATAA
- a CDS encoding D-alanine--D-alanine ligase family protein: MNNKKTVVVLFGGQSSEHDVSLVSAKNVISNIDTNKYFVLTVGITKEGKWMLYNGPLNHIENGTWEKLSTPAFISPDATKKSLIKIVGDKYKAIPIDVVFPVLHGLYGEDGTVQGLLEMARIPYVGCGVLASSVSMDKVFTKIIVEKQNIDQASYVVVYKEELDEIDKAVSKVEEGLSYPCFIKPSNAGSSVGITKAHNREELIEGLKIAAKHDRKILVEETIIGREVECAVLGNRDVKASLVGEIIPAAEFYDYDAKYNNSESKTIINADLPKEIVEEIRDKAIRIFKAVDGSGLSRVDFFVEKGTNRVVFNEINTMPGFTSISMYPMLWENMGLSKQELVHKLIELALEKEEN; this comes from the coding sequence GTGAACAATAAAAAAACAGTTGTTGTGCTATTTGGAGGACAATCATCGGAACATGATGTCTCCCTGGTATCTGCAAAAAATGTCATCAGCAATATTGATACAAATAAATATTTTGTCCTTACCGTTGGAATAACTAAAGAGGGAAAATGGATGCTCTATAATGGACCTTTAAATCATATTGAAAATGGGACCTGGGAGAAGCTATCAACCCCTGCTTTTATAAGTCCTGATGCAACCAAGAAAAGCCTCATAAAAATTGTAGGCGATAAATATAAGGCGATTCCAATAGATGTAGTATTTCCCGTACTCCATGGTTTATATGGAGAAGATGGAACCGTTCAAGGATTACTTGAAATGGCGAGAATTCCTTATGTAGGCTGTGGTGTTTTAGCTTCCAGCGTTTCCATGGATAAAGTTTTTACAAAGATTATCGTAGAAAAACAAAATATCGATCAGGCTTCCTATGTCGTTGTTTATAAAGAAGAATTAGATGAAATAGACAAAGCGGTGTCAAAAGTAGAAGAGGGTTTAAGCTACCCCTGCTTTATTAAACCTTCTAATGCCGGATCTTCTGTCGGTATCACAAAGGCCCATAATAGAGAAGAACTTATAGAAGGACTTAAAATAGCAGCAAAGCATGACAGAAAAATACTCGTAGAAGAAACCATCATTGGCAGAGAAGTAGAGTGTGCTGTATTAGGAAACAGAGACGTTAAAGCATCTTTAGTTGGAGAAATCATTCCGGCAGCGGAATTTTATGACTATGATGCCAAATACAATAACAGCGAGTCAAAAACCATTATAAACGCAGATCTTCCGAAAGAAATCGTAGAAGAAATAAGAGATAAGGCGATTCGTATCTTTAAAGCCGTTGACGGTTCCGGACTTTCAAGAGTGGATTTTTTTGTGGAAAAAGGTACAAATCGTGTAGTCTTTAATGAAATCAATACCATGCCTGGCTTTACCTCCATCAGTATGTACCCTATGCTTTGGGAAAACATGGGGCTTTCAAAGCAAGAGCTGGTTCATAAGCTTATTGAATTAGCTTTGGAAAAGGAAGAAAACTAA
- the murI gene encoding glutamate racemase, producing the protein MDQRPIGVFDSGVGGLTVVREIMDQLPNEEIIYFGDTARVPYGSKSKETVTKYSKQIIRFLMTKNIKAIIIACNTASSNSLEEVQRTFDIPIIGVVEPGAVMASRTTKNNRIGIIGTEATIRSKSYENAIKLHNKDIQTFSLSCPLFVPLAEEGWTNNEVAYLVAKKYLEYFHEKQIDTLVLGCTHYPLLKDVIQEVAGLNVSLINPALEVAKNLKELLLLRDGLRDSSESPKHSFYVSDNTTKFEQIAAIALKKSIPHARKIDIERY; encoded by the coding sequence ATGGATCAACGTCCCATAGGAGTATTTGATTCAGGAGTTGGAGGACTTACAGTAGTCCGTGAAATCATGGATCAGCTTCCCAATGAAGAAATTATTTATTTCGGGGATACGGCAAGGGTTCCTTACGGAAGCAAGTCCAAAGAAACTGTAACCAAATATTCAAAACAAATCATTAGATTTTTAATGACTAAAAATATTAAGGCAATCATAATAGCCTGCAATACGGCAAGCTCCAACAGCTTAGAAGAAGTTCAGCGAACCTTTGATATTCCGATTATTGGTGTAGTTGAGCCGGGGGCAGTGATGGCTTCTCGTACGACAAAAAATAATCGAATTGGGATTATTGGAACGGAAGCAACGATTCGCTCTAAAAGCTATGAGAATGCTATTAAATTGCATAATAAAGACATTCAGACCTTTTCGCTGTCTTGCCCCCTATTCGTTCCTTTAGCAGAAGAAGGCTGGACCAATAATGAAGTGGCATATTTAGTAGCCAAAAAATATCTAGAGTATTTTCATGAAAAGCAAATTGACACATTGGTGCTTGGATGTACCCATTACCCTCTCCTTAAAGATGTGATTCAGGAAGTGGCAGGGCTAAATGTCAGCTTAATCAACCCGGCACTGGAAGTTGCAAAAAATTTAAAAGAACTTTTATTACTTAGGGACGGCTTACGAGATTCTTCTGAAAGTCCCAAGCATTCTTTTTATGTCAGCGACAATACAACAAAATTTGAGCAAATAGCAGCAATTGCCCTAAAAAAATCAATTCCCCATGCAAGAAAGATTGATATTGAGAGATACTAA
- a CDS encoding DUF1934 domain-containing protein — MGNTTTEKKVLISILGIQRYEDYDNSIEVVAPGRYYVKNNKTYITYKERHEGETEDTTTTIKIDGQKVSVMRFGSINSNMTFELNKKHTTYYDTKQGALIVSVLAKKIHINLQDGEGELEIIYGLEMDHVSMGINSFHIKIHPIEQGGATLPLQLYNMDGHQVSPQ; from the coding sequence ATGGGAAATACGACAACGGAAAAAAAAGTACTAATTTCTATACTGGGAATTCAAAGATACGAAGATTATGATAATTCTATTGAAGTAGTAGCGCCGGGACGCTACTATGTAAAAAATAATAAAACATATATTACTTATAAAGAAAGACATGAAGGAGAAACTGAAGATACTACCACGACGATAAAAATAGACGGACAAAAGGTATCCGTTATGCGCTTTGGCAGTATCAATTCCAACATGACCTTCGAACTGAATAAAAAACATACAACCTATTACGATACGAAACAAGGTGCTCTGATTGTTTCTGTCCTTGCAAAGAAAATTCATATCAATTTGCAGGACGGAGAAGGAGAATTAGAGATTATTTACGGATTGGAAATGGATCATGTATCCATGGGTATTAATTCGTTTCATATTAAAATTCATCCCATAGAACAAGGGGGAGCAACTCTTCCCCTTCAGCTTTATAATATGGATGGACACCAGGTTAGCCCTCAATAA